One part of the Bacillota bacterium genome encodes these proteins:
- a CDS encoding multicopper oxidase domain-containing protein: MAEVKKRFGATDGWMKVPGGGTYYIFGFVDITGVPENMIFEYRGKASLPAPMLEVYEGDTVYLTLTNLGMPTRPDLDDSHTIHWHGFPNQIPLWDGVPEASISVLVARDFEYYYKPLDPGTYKYHCHFEPVEHIQMGMVAPLVVRPLIEKNPAYAGRKFAYNDTATEFDREYLVFLTELDTDPHNLVASVQKFDWTEYKPEYWLLNGRSYPDTVKPDNDPALPQQPYSSLITAVEGERVLLRFINLGFQQHSVQILGIPIRVVGQDAQRLRGLGGEDLSYWKNALYFAPGQTVDAIFTAPESGIYPMYNRGYHKNTNSGQGFGGMVTEVRVLSS; the protein is encoded by the coding sequence ATGGCCGAGGTCAAGAAGCGATTCGGCGCCACCGATGGATGGATGAAGGTGCCCGGCGGCGGGACTTACTATATATTCGGCTTCGTGGACATCACCGGCGTGCCGGAGAACATGATATTCGAATACAGGGGTAAGGCCAGTCTGCCGGCGCCGATGCTCGAGGTCTATGAAGGCGACACGGTCTACCTTACCCTGACCAACCTTGGGATGCCGACCAGGCCCGACCTCGACGACTCACACACGATCCACTGGCACGGCTTCCCCAACCAGATCCCCCTGTGGGACGGCGTCCCCGAGGCCTCGATCTCGGTGTTGGTGGCGAGGGACTTCGAGTACTACTACAAACCCCTCGACCCGGGGACCTACAAGTACCACTGCCATTTCGAGCCCGTCGAGCACATCCAGATGGGCATGGTGGCGCCGCTGGTGGTGAGGCCCCTCATCGAAAAAAACCCCGCCTACGCGGGCAGGAAGTTCGCCTACAACGACACAGCCACCGAGTTTGACCGGGAATACCTCGTTTTCCTGACGGAGCTGGACACGGACCCGCACAACCTCGTGGCGAGCGTTCAGAAATTCGACTGGACCGAATACAAACCCGAGTACTGGCTGCTGAACGGCAGGTCGTACCCGGACACAGTCAAGCCCGACAACGACCCCGCCCTCCCGCAGCAGCCGTACTCCTCGCTGATAACCGCGGTCGAAGGGGAGAGAGTCCTGCTGAGGTTCATCAACCTTGGATTCCAGCAGCACTCGGTACAGATCCTCGGCATTCCCATCCGAGTGGTGGGCCAGGACGCCCAGCGGCTAAGGGGGCTTGGCGGCGAGGACCTGTCCTACTGGAAGAATGCCCTGTACTTCGCCCCCGGGCAAACGGTTGACGCGATATTCACGGCGCCGGAATCCGGCATCTATCCAATGTACAATCGAGGTTACCATAAAAACACCAATTCGGGCCAGGGGTTCGGCGGGATGGTCACCGAGGTGCGGGTGCTCAGCAGCTAG
- a CDS encoding DeoR/GlpR transcriptional regulator produces MLPAEREQVVLSLIEKKKFVSVSELSQACSVSEMTIRRDLARLEERGLLVRTYGGGIGPSGVGAESPFLERSVQNAESKRAIAEVAAGLVEPNECIGIDVGTTTLEFSRRLTAKGLTVVTSSLAVLNELLGRSGFEVICTGGILRERDRSFVGTIAERTLGDLCMDKSFIGVAGIDRDQGFTAYNMHDAAVKRVMIEHSREVIILADSSKFGKRAFARVAPIRAADVVACDGNTPAEWTDWLRKNGVRVVIAPFSQEERHAQSG; encoded by the coding sequence ATGCTTCCTGCGGAACGGGAACAAGTCGTGCTGTCGCTGATCGAGAAGAAGAAGTTCGTCAGCGTCAGCGAGCTAAGCCAGGCCTGCAGCGTCTCGGAGATGACAATACGGAGAGATCTCGCGCGCTTGGAGGAGCGCGGGCTGCTCGTAAGGACGTACGGGGGCGGAATCGGGCCCTCCGGAGTCGGGGCCGAGAGTCCGTTTCTCGAGCGTAGCGTGCAGAACGCCGAGAGCAAGCGGGCTATAGCCGAGGTTGCCGCAGGGCTCGTGGAGCCGAACGAATGCATCGGTATCGACGTTGGCACAACGACGCTCGAGTTCTCCAGGAGGCTCACGGCCAAAGGCCTCACGGTCGTCACTTCTTCCCTGGCCGTTCTCAACGAACTACTGGGCAGGAGCGGCTTCGAGGTCATCTGCACCGGCGGCATCCTTCGCGAGCGCGACAGGTCTTTCGTCGGGACTATCGCCGAACGCACGCTGGGAGACCTCTGCATGGACAAATCGTTCATCGGTGTCGCCGGAATAGACAGGGACCAGGGCTTCACCGCCTACAACATGCATGACGCCGCCGTCAAGCGTGTCATGATAGAGCATTCCAGGGAAGTAATCATCCTGGCCGACTCGAGCAAATTCGGGAAGCGCGCGTTTGCCAGGGTTGCCCCCATCAGGGCCGCCGATGTGGTTGCCTGTGATGGAAACACCCCCGCGGAATGGACCGATTGGCTGAGGAAGAACGGCGTAAGAGTCGTCATCGCGCCCTTCAGCCAGGAGGAGCGGCACGCCCAAAGCGGATAG
- a CDS encoding creatininase family protein, with the protein MTTVRLADLTSPEAGEALSRAGYVIVPFGSCEQHGPHLPLDVDSVVASRLAEMVAIRVGGVVLPVVGYGQVWSAKGFPGTISLRPETLVAIAVDICESLVSQGVERIILLSGHLGNLAYLREAARIVFDRHESALVWHVCYPNVPRVTAGVCTTPLMGGVFHAGELETSIMLHIDQSRCHVDRAVREYSDVPPDYGHRPVKWSTFSRTGVFGDATAATAEKGKVILERLADEIAFIVRGEKGG; encoded by the coding sequence ATGACGACCGTCAGACTCGCGGACCTCACGTCTCCAGAGGCAGGAGAAGCGCTATCCAGAGCAGGTTACGTGATTGTCCCCTTTGGCTCCTGTGAACAGCACGGGCCTCACCTCCCACTGGATGTTGACTCGGTTGTGGCATCGCGCCTGGCCGAAATGGTCGCCATCAGGGTTGGTGGAGTGGTCCTGCCGGTTGTCGGCTACGGCCAGGTGTGGTCTGCGAAGGGCTTTCCCGGGACCATCAGCCTCCGGCCCGAGACTCTCGTGGCGATAGCGGTCGACATTTGCGAGAGCCTGGTCTCGCAGGGCGTTGAGAGGATCATCCTGCTGTCGGGCCACCTGGGGAATCTGGCCTACCTGCGCGAGGCCGCGCGCATCGTGTTTGACCGCCACGAGTCGGCCCTCGTCTGGCACGTCTGTTACCCGAATGTGCCGCGCGTTACGGCCGGCGTGTGTACTACCCCCTTGATGGGCGGCGTCTTCCACGCCGGCGAGCTCGAAACATCCATCATGCTGCACATTGACCAATCGAGGTGCCACGTGGACCGCGCCGTGCGCGAGTACTCCGACGTGCCGCCGGACTACGGACACAGGCCTGTCAAGTGGAGCACTTTCAGCAGGACGGGAGTATTCGGCGATGCCACGGCCGCTACCGCCGAGAAGGGTAAGGTTATACTGGAGCGCCTGGCGGACGAGATCGCATTCATCGTCCGCGGGGAAAAGGGGGGATAA
- a CDS encoding multicopper oxidase domain-containing protein: protein MATIDLWVKDGHFSTPDGNSIYFWGLSKTAGGQAQIPGPHIVVRQGETVTVNLTNTLNSEPVSICFPGQPQVTVGGNPAQPQYGPGGSLLSFTNHAPPGGGTVSYTFTPNRPGTFVYESGTSPQTQVPLGLYGALVVRPADYDPDVASRKTAYGAGTATEYNREYLLITNEVDPDLHYAVEQGRPYPVRKFKPRYWTLNGRCAPDTMLPDNVPYLPHQPYGAMVMGVPGEKILIRMVGAGIDNHPLHTHGNHTRVVGLDGRLLRNGSRDLSFKRFTVLVEAGQTYDQIYQWFGLGYTPENPIPTTMPNLRNLGIGDAGWTMWSGSPYLGVKGDIPVGVVSFNEVGEYHLMLHAHEEHKITNWGEFPGGLMTMIAIYPSLGSGVGTLE, encoded by the coding sequence ATGGCTACGATAGACCTGTGGGTTAAGGACGGCCATTTCAGTACCCCCGACGGCAACAGCATTTATTTCTGGGGCCTTTCAAAGACGGCCGGCGGTCAGGCCCAGATCCCCGGACCGCATATTGTCGTCAGGCAGGGCGAGACGGTTACGGTCAATCTTACAAACACCCTCAATTCCGAGCCTGTCTCAATATGCTTCCCCGGCCAGCCACAGGTGACGGTAGGGGGCAACCCCGCCCAGCCCCAGTACGGCCCCGGGGGGAGCCTGCTTTCGTTTACGAACCATGCCCCACCGGGCGGAGGAACGGTCTCGTACACGTTCACACCCAACCGCCCGGGGACTTTCGTCTACGAGAGCGGGACCAGCCCACAGACACAAGTACCCCTCGGGCTCTATGGCGCGCTGGTCGTCCGGCCGGCGGATTACGACCCGGATGTCGCCTCGCGGAAGACGGCATACGGCGCGGGCACAGCGACGGAGTACAACAGGGAGTACCTTCTGATAACCAACGAGGTCGACCCCGACCTCCACTATGCCGTGGAACAGGGCAGGCCCTATCCAGTCCGCAAATTCAAGCCGCGCTACTGGACGCTCAACGGCCGCTGCGCGCCCGACACGATGCTGCCCGACAACGTGCCGTACCTCCCCCACCAGCCATACGGGGCCATGGTCATGGGCGTGCCCGGTGAGAAGATCCTCATTCGCATGGTTGGCGCCGGCATAGACAATCACCCACTCCATACCCACGGGAACCACACAAGGGTTGTGGGGCTCGATGGGCGGCTCCTGAGGAACGGCTCCAGGGATCTGTCGTTCAAGCGGTTCACCGTGCTGGTCGAAGCCGGCCAGACCTACGACCAGATCTACCAGTGGTTCGGGCTCGGCTACACGCCCGAGAACCCGATCCCGACCACAATGCCAAACCTCAGGAACCTGGGGATCGGGGATGCGGGCTGGACCATGTGGAGTGGGAGCCCGTACCTGGGGGTTAAGGGCGACATCCCCGTGGGTGTCGTCTCGTTCAACGAGGTCGGAGAATACCATTTAATGCTTCACGCACACGAAGAACACAAGATCACCAACTGGGGCGAGTTCCCCGGGGGGCTAATGACGATGATAGCCATCTACCCGTCGCTCGGCTCCGGAGTGGGGACGCTGGAGTAG
- a CDS encoding pectin esterase → MEESGSVKGASSGTITVVAKDVRLGDPIQEFKFIVNEDNVGDPQVEIPEGLRDPTKLPSLKPGASHSPVVATGESSTSSVPVVMVPDGKYLVSVRAEGYKMEGTWVTVSGGDVVATVNLQPHPLPLSRIRVHVFHDNHPVNGEDDFPMETGLEGFHITIDDEVGEVTVDYFGNPIGTKYEVDQDGNVILDLDGKPVRIIGTGGKVLTDANGNAVIENIPPGKYGVQAIPPDGTDWIQTTTIEGTHVIDAWVEEGNDGYLREEGFRSPLVWIGFVKPMGFPPSMPWTTGVIKGRVLTIVDFEPPLRPAMLGEPIDRPWIALTDIGGNDEQVYTGRGDSNGNFFIENVPPSLYQMAIWDEPLDYIISFLTVLVEPGQTVDVGDIGLPRWYGYLKGAVFNDPDETASHGLGEPGIPNVDVQTRFKDGSIQYTTVTNMAGDYAFNEVFELERFAVAEVGFTRFARTGATAVPNYGLPMPAPTGCTDPRGNYVKCPETYPGMLTLAELTWAASTNRIDFGKRPYNPGENGGITGIVYYGTMRNELDPRYAVAEEYEPGVPGVTVNLYAASVNPTTGEVTQGALLSTVTTDAWQHPTGCVDQNGNLIPCLEIPTSSNQIRPGVFDGGYAFEPLAAGTYIVEVVPPVGYRILDENSVNTGEGDEFVPSPPVAAQAAARAAARAAAAQPERTTPGSLAVQMAPAPYYPIPTPPYYDPTKKVVTVRDGLNATADFFIFTDVPVPGRIVGWLLDDLNLETDPNRIYYGEKRGIPDTPIGIRDFEGRLIRTVYSDINGVFDVLLPSSYTRNVPTPSGVSPAMYRVIGNDPGDPDNPNANYNPNYQTLDLVFDVWPGKTTYADVAVFPVSAFVGLPGAQFTTPPLCNAEPGTPEIYHVDRVHVGPIGSRTVTITGKDFGLTPGTLTLDNVAVATTLWTDTSIEFDVPNIPGGPIQLLVKNSTGKGRATGITIHVLDATYNPPVINVPSVAYPTIQSAIDSAIDGSLIVVATGTYYESPILYKNVKLQGMGAHDTVIDGKFFASYAADWLTHLNSIDFDGPELPPPGPVAGFSQGQVVTVVSKAGAFSPSFRPQIDGFKITGARGKEAGGVYVHAQCRGLVISNNIIRSNGGGFGGGITIGKAYCGSNYNEGIRIHNNLIANNGGISLAGGIGVFNGADNYEIDHNEICGNYSGEYGGGISHYGLSNGGRIHHNCILFNGSFDEGAGVFIAGEQPTAPAVLTAGSGEVDIYNNMIKANVANDDGGGVRLLQPLDYRINIYNNFIVNNVSTDLGGGIALDDASNAVIFNNTIAKNITTATAEDSDGYPHAAGLVSEAHSAAFMATLPPGEPGYSDPVLFNNIFWDNRAGVFDLDLNGGRGGIAGIGAAGDPSPIRVMDLEVFATPALFDPEYCTLSSAYPAGSNNQVGNPAFVQEYDLEVTAVAFNMEPGFKSVKIVNVTPFAQGDYHLTAGSLVAIDKGTAQVTRIRGGVPVVYHAPTDDFDGETRPKGAAYDIGADEF, encoded by the coding sequence GTGGAGGAATCCGGATCCGTAAAGGGCGCGTCCAGCGGCACAATCACGGTTGTCGCCAAGGACGTCAGGTTGGGGGATCCGATTCAGGAGTTCAAATTCATCGTTAACGAGGACAACGTCGGGGACCCCCAGGTAGAGATCCCCGAAGGGCTGCGTGACCCAACGAAGCTGCCATCGCTGAAGCCCGGGGCCAGCCACAGTCCAGTGGTGGCGACGGGAGAGTCCTCTACTTCCTCCGTCCCCGTGGTGATGGTCCCCGACGGGAAGTACCTCGTTTCGGTGCGGGCCGAAGGCTACAAGATGGAAGGCACGTGGGTTACCGTCTCGGGCGGCGACGTCGTGGCGACCGTGAACCTTCAACCCCACCCCCTGCCCCTGTCCAGGATCAGGGTACACGTGTTCCACGACAACCACCCCGTTAACGGGGAGGACGACTTCCCCATGGAGACCGGCCTGGAAGGGTTCCACATCACAATCGACGACGAGGTAGGCGAGGTAACGGTCGATTACTTCGGCAACCCGATCGGCACCAAGTACGAGGTGGACCAGGACGGGAACGTAATACTCGACCTGGACGGTAAACCGGTACGCATCATAGGCACCGGCGGAAAAGTCTTGACAGACGCGAACGGGAATGCCGTGATCGAGAACATACCCCCCGGGAAATACGGCGTCCAGGCGATACCTCCGGACGGGACCGATTGGATCCAGACGACAACGATCGAGGGCACCCATGTTATAGACGCCTGGGTGGAGGAGGGCAACGACGGATATCTGCGTGAAGAGGGCTTCAGGTCTCCACTCGTGTGGATAGGCTTCGTCAAACCGATGGGGTTCCCACCGTCGATGCCTTGGACGACAGGGGTCATCAAGGGCCGGGTCCTGACCATAGTCGACTTCGAGCCGCCCCTCAGGCCTGCCATGCTCGGCGAGCCGATTGACCGCCCCTGGATAGCGCTGACCGACATCGGCGGGAACGACGAGCAGGTGTACACGGGCCGCGGCGACTCCAACGGCAACTTCTTCATCGAGAACGTGCCGCCCAGCCTCTACCAGATGGCGATCTGGGATGAGCCGCTGGACTATATAATCTCCTTTCTCACGGTGCTGGTGGAGCCGGGCCAGACGGTGGATGTGGGGGACATCGGCCTCCCTCGCTGGTATGGCTATCTTAAGGGAGCAGTGTTCAACGACCCCGACGAGACCGCAAGCCACGGTCTTGGTGAGCCGGGAATCCCCAACGTCGATGTCCAGACGCGGTTCAAGGACGGAAGCATCCAGTACACTACCGTGACTAACATGGCCGGTGACTACGCGTTCAACGAGGTATTCGAGCTGGAGCGGTTCGCGGTGGCCGAAGTGGGATTCACGCGCTTCGCGCGGACAGGGGCCACCGCCGTTCCGAATTACGGTCTGCCGATGCCGGCGCCGACCGGCTGCACAGATCCACGGGGTAACTACGTCAAGTGCCCTGAGACGTACCCCGGGATGCTAACGCTTGCTGAGCTCACCTGGGCGGCCAGCACCAACCGTATAGACTTCGGCAAGAGGCCTTATAACCCAGGGGAAAACGGCGGCATTACAGGGATCGTGTACTACGGCACCATGAGGAACGAGCTCGACCCCAGGTACGCGGTTGCCGAGGAGTACGAGCCCGGTGTCCCCGGTGTGACGGTGAACCTGTATGCGGCCAGCGTCAACCCCACGACAGGCGAGGTAACCCAGGGGGCCCTGCTGAGTACCGTAACGACCGATGCGTGGCAGCACCCCACCGGGTGCGTGGACCAGAACGGGAACCTGATACCGTGTCTCGAAATCCCGACCAGCTCCAACCAGATCAGGCCGGGCGTGTTCGACGGGGGCTACGCGTTCGAACCGCTCGCGGCGGGGACCTATATCGTGGAAGTGGTGCCCCCTGTGGGATACAGGATACTCGACGAGAACTCAGTGAACACCGGCGAAGGGGACGAATTCGTCCCGTCGCCGCCGGTGGCCGCGCAGGCGGCTGCGCGGGCTGCAGCCCGCGCAGCTGCCGCCCAGCCCGAGCGGACCACACCGGGCAGCCTTGCCGTTCAAATGGCGCCGGCCCCCTATTATCCCATCCCCACACCACCGTATTATGACCCCACGAAGAAGGTGGTCACGGTCAGGGACGGGCTCAACGCAACGGCGGACTTCTTCATCTTCACGGATGTTCCGGTCCCCGGGCGGATCGTGGGGTGGTTACTGGACGACCTGAACCTGGAGACCGATCCCAACCGCATCTACTACGGCGAGAAACGGGGTATCCCCGACACTCCCATAGGCATCAGGGATTTCGAGGGCAGGCTCATAAGGACGGTCTACTCGGACATTAACGGGGTATTCGATGTGCTGTTGCCGTCTTCGTATACGCGGAATGTACCAACCCCTTCGGGAGTATCTCCGGCGATGTACCGCGTTATCGGGAACGACCCCGGCGATCCAGACAACCCCAACGCGAACTACAACCCGAACTACCAGACCCTCGATCTGGTGTTCGACGTCTGGCCCGGGAAGACCACTTACGCGGACGTGGCCGTATTCCCCGTCTCCGCTTTCGTGGGCCTGCCCGGCGCGCAATTCACTACGCCGCCCTTGTGCAACGCGGAACCCGGGACACCGGAGATCTACCACGTCGATAGAGTCCATGTGGGTCCCATAGGAAGCCGTACTGTGACTATAACGGGGAAAGACTTCGGCCTCACACCCGGGACGCTCACCCTGGACAACGTAGCCGTCGCGACCACACTGTGGACAGACACGTCCATCGAGTTCGACGTCCCGAACATACCCGGAGGGCCCATACAGCTCCTGGTGAAGAACTCGACAGGCAAGGGGCGCGCCACCGGAATAACGATTCACGTCCTGGACGCCACCTACAATCCGCCGGTCATTAACGTCCCCAGCGTGGCCTACCCGACGATACAGTCTGCGATCGACTCCGCGATCGACGGTTCCCTGATCGTGGTGGCCACTGGCACGTACTACGAGAGCCCGATCCTGTATAAAAACGTCAAGCTCCAGGGCATGGGGGCCCACGACACCGTGATCGACGGGAAGTTCTTCGCTTCTTACGCCGCCGACTGGCTAACACACCTGAACTCGATCGACTTCGATGGTCCCGAACTACCCCCGCCGGGCCCGGTTGCCGGTTTCAGCCAGGGCCAGGTGGTGACTGTCGTCTCCAAAGCGGGGGCATTCAGCCCATCATTCAGGCCGCAGATAGACGGCTTCAAGATCACGGGGGCCAGGGGGAAGGAAGCCGGCGGAGTCTACGTTCACGCCCAATGCCGGGGCCTGGTGATAAGCAACAACATCATACGGAGTAACGGTGGCGGGTTCGGTGGCGGGATCACCATCGGCAAGGCGTACTGTGGAAGCAACTACAACGAAGGAATCCGGATTCACAACAACCTCATCGCCAACAACGGCGGCATCAGCCTCGCGGGCGGAATCGGGGTATTCAACGGTGCCGACAACTACGAGATCGATCACAACGAGATATGCGGCAACTACTCGGGCGAATATGGCGGCGGCATCTCCCATTACGGCCTCAGCAACGGCGGGCGAATCCACCACAACTGCATACTGTTCAACGGCTCGTTCGACGAGGGGGCCGGCGTGTTCATCGCAGGCGAACAGCCTACCGCTCCGGCCGTGCTCACCGCCGGTTCGGGCGAGGTGGATATATACAACAACATGATCAAGGCCAACGTGGCCAACGATGACGGTGGCGGGGTCCGCCTTCTGCAGCCCCTGGACTACCGCATCAACATCTACAACAACTTTATCGTAAACAACGTGTCGACAGACCTCGGCGGGGGTATTGCCCTGGACGACGCCTCGAACGCGGTTATCTTCAACAATACTATCGCAAAGAACATAACCACCGCCACGGCCGAGGACAGCGATGGGTATCCACACGCGGCGGGGCTGGTCAGCGAGGCGCACAGCGCCGCATTCATGGCCACGCTGCCGCCCGGTGAACCGGGTTATAGCGATCCGGTGCTATTCAACAACATCTTCTGGGACAACAGGGCCGGTGTGTTCGACCTGGACCTCAACGGTGGACGCGGCGGGATCGCGGGGATCGGCGCTGCGGGGGATCCATCGCCGATCCGTGTGATGGACCTCGAGGTGTTCGCGACTCCCGCGCTGTTCGACCCCGAGTATTGCACCCTGTCCTCGGCATATCCAGCGGGAAGCAACAACCAGGTGGGGAACCCCGCGTTTGTGCAGGAATACGACCTCGAAGTAACCGCCGTGGCGTTCAACATGGAACCGGGATTCAAGTCCGTGAAGATAGTCAATGTCACCCCGTTCGCGCAGGGTGACTACCACCTCACCGCGGGTTCCCTGGTCGCAATCGACAAGGGCACGGCGCAGGTGACCAGGATCAGGGGCGGCGTACCCGTCGTCTACCACGCGCCCACGGACGATTTCGACGGGGAGACCCGCCCCAAGGGCGCGGCGTACGATATCGGCGCTGATGAGTTCTAG
- a CDS encoding PTS sugar transporter subunit IIB, which produces MKVITVCVNGMGSSLILKMTTEVVLKEMGIPATVEAADTGTFGTVKADLILASPTIAKQLADREAVIPVVNFVDKTEIRSKIEAFFRSKGKGGTP; this is translated from the coding sequence TTGAAGGTCATCACAGTGTGCGTGAATGGGATGGGATCGAGCCTGATCCTCAAGATGACCACGGAGGTTGTATTGAAGGAGATGGGCATACCGGCCACAGTCGAGGCCGCCGACACGGGCACGTTCGGGACGGTGAAAGCCGACCTGATACTCGCCAGCCCCACAATCGCCAAACAGCTCGCCGACCGGGAGGCGGTTATTCCCGTGGTCAACTTCGTAGACAAGACCGAGATACGCTCCAAGATTGAAGCATTCTTCAGATCGAAAGGAAAAGGAGGAACACCGTGA
- a CDS encoding BtpA/SgcQ family protein: MSSWVKEVFGTEKPVIGMIHVQAMPGAPTYDEAGGMERLIRGAQADRDALVAGGVDAVMFCNEYDRPYLTRVGPEVIAAMTRVVAEVSRGLPVPFGVDVLWDPVAAISIANATGASFVREVFTGVYSSDLGLWDTCAGEALRFRRNIGATRVRLFYNIVPEFAAPLAERPLETVARTAVFSSLADGICVSGYMAGAATPLDALKKVKDTLPDTPVFANTGVTPETVAKILEIADGCVVGTAFKEDRKTFSPVSRANVVEFMEKVKAFRAHRDAR, from the coding sequence ATGTCTAGCTGGGTCAAAGAGGTTTTCGGGACTGAGAAGCCGGTAATAGGGATGATCCACGTCCAGGCCATGCCCGGCGCCCCCACTTACGACGAGGCGGGCGGCATGGAGAGACTGATACGCGGAGCGCAGGCCGACAGGGATGCGCTGGTGGCCGGCGGGGTCGACGCGGTGATGTTCTGCAACGAATACGACAGGCCCTACCTCACGCGGGTTGGCCCTGAGGTCATTGCCGCGATGACCAGGGTAGTCGCCGAGGTGTCACGGGGCCTGCCGGTACCGTTCGGCGTGGACGTCCTCTGGGACCCCGTCGCGGCGATATCCATCGCGAATGCGACCGGGGCTTCGTTCGTGCGGGAGGTTTTCACCGGAGTCTACTCCAGCGACCTCGGTTTGTGGGATACGTGCGCGGGCGAGGCGCTGCGTTTCAGGCGCAACATAGGGGCAACGCGCGTCCGGCTCTTCTACAACATAGTACCGGAGTTCGCGGCGCCACTCGCGGAGCGGCCGCTCGAAACGGTGGCCAGAACGGCGGTGTTCAGTTCGCTCGCCGACGGGATATGTGTGTCAGGCTACATGGCCGGGGCAGCGACCCCGCTGGATGCGCTGAAGAAGGTAAAGGACACCCTGCCTGACACCCCGGTGTTCGCGAACACCGGGGTCACGCCGGAGACCGTGGCGAAGATACTGGAGATCGCGGACGGCTGCGTGGTGGGCACCGCGTTCAAGGAGGACCGCAAGACGTTCAGCCCGGTGTCGAGGGCAAACGTCGTGGAGTTCATGGAGAAGGTGAAGGCCTTCAGGGCGCACAGAGACGCAAGGTGA
- a CDS encoding PTS ascorbate transporter subunit IIC, which yields MLSAIIEGFKIVANKWELVLGIVALVGLLVQKAPGNKVVMGVIKTIVGVLVLKAGSAALLGAFRPAMEILQKAFGLTGVVMDPYGGWVSAMENLGPLVGLAAQIMVFGFIVNIILARITPLHYVYLTGHTMLAFCCFVAWVVRYFFGLDGVGLVVAGSLIAGTYWTILPAWVHRYSRKFAGDSFTLGHMSGVGCIIGSLVGKAVNKPNDSTEELKLPGYLGMFGDNVIATTILMTLFFSGICLLAGEKIVASYAKPDNWALWSMFLGAQFTVGIVVLLTGVRMMLAEIVPAFKGISDKVIPGAIPALDMPVFFPLAPTAAVLGFVSTFAGEFIGMGLLLAVGSRVVTIPGVIPTFFDGGTLGVFANHYGGWKATILAGLLVGVLQMIGGSFLAPLTALKNAVYPNTDYTTVWVILSAVANALKNIWLFMAVFAAIAVFAFWRLGADQSK from the coding sequence ATGCTGTCCGCAATCATCGAAGGCTTTAAGATCGTCGCCAACAAGTGGGAACTCGTGCTGGGAATCGTGGCCCTTGTAGGTCTTCTGGTGCAGAAGGCCCCGGGCAATAAGGTCGTAATGGGCGTCATCAAGACGATCGTTGGTGTTCTCGTCCTCAAGGCGGGGTCGGCAGCCCTCCTCGGAGCGTTCCGGCCCGCGATGGAAATACTGCAGAAGGCGTTCGGGCTGACGGGCGTGGTCATGGACCCATACGGCGGCTGGGTATCGGCCATGGAGAACCTCGGCCCGCTCGTCGGGCTTGCGGCGCAGATCATGGTGTTCGGGTTCATCGTGAACATCATCCTCGCAAGGATCACGCCACTTCACTACGTCTACCTGACCGGCCACACAATGCTGGCATTCTGCTGCTTCGTGGCGTGGGTGGTGCGGTACTTCTTCGGGCTCGACGGCGTTGGGCTCGTCGTGGCAGGAAGCCTCATCGCGGGTACGTACTGGACCATCCTCCCGGCCTGGGTGCACAGGTACTCCAGAAAGTTCGCGGGTGATTCGTTCACGCTGGGGCACATGTCGGGAGTCGGCTGCATCATCGGCAGCCTGGTGGGCAAAGCGGTCAACAAGCCCAACGACAGCACCGAAGAGCTGAAGCTTCCAGGTTACCTCGGCATGTTCGGCGACAACGTAATAGCGACCACCATCCTGATGACCCTGTTCTTCTCGGGTATCTGCCTGCTTGCAGGCGAAAAGATTGTCGCATCGTATGCGAAACCAGATAACTGGGCCCTCTGGAGCATGTTCCTCGGCGCGCAGTTCACGGTCGGCATCGTCGTGCTGTTGACCGGTGTCCGGATGATGCTGGCCGAGATCGTACCCGCTTTTAAGGGCATATCTGACAAGGTGATCCCGGGCGCGATCCCCGCCCTCGACATGCCGGTGTTCTTCCCTCTGGCGCCGACGGCGGCGGTCCTCGGCTTCGTTTCGACCTTCGCGGGTGAGTTCATCGGAATGGGCCTGCTCCTGGCTGTAGGATCGAGGGTCGTGACGATACCCGGGGTGATACCGACGTTCTTCGACGGCGGCACGCTCGGGGTGTTCGCCAATCACTACGGCGGCTGGAAGGCAACCATACTCGCGGGGCTTCTGGTCGGAGTACTGCAGATGATAGGCGGCAGCTTCCTCGCGCCGCTTACGGCCCTGAAGAACGCGGTGTATCCGAACACCGACTACACGACCGTGTGGGTGATCCTCTCCGCCGTAGCCAACGCGCTCAAGAACATCTGGCTGTTCATGGCGGTTTTCGCCGCAATCGCAGTATTCGCGTTCTGGCGGCTGGGGGCCGACCAGAGTAAGTAG